A window of the Halopseudomonas phragmitis genome harbors these coding sequences:
- a CDS encoding sulfite exporter TauE/SafE family protein, whose protein sequence is MLIDPWLWIALFILIAYTIEAITGFGSIVIALSLGALLLPIPDLMHVLVPLNICMSGFLAWRHRRHIHAPTLLRLILPLMLAGTLLGYVLRPWLGDNLLMLMFGLLVLWFAARELWRLARNHLSVRHPGWLSRGLTLGAGLTHGLFASGGPLLVYALAGTTLDKSQLRATLLTVWFTLNASLTALFLFDGHLLPNLPRIASLLPLLVIGVLLGEFLHHRLNEQRFRQLVYSLLVVTGGLLVVKAGL, encoded by the coding sequence ATGCTTATCGACCCCTGGCTCTGGATCGCGCTGTTCATCCTGATCGCCTACACCATCGAAGCGATCACCGGTTTCGGCAGTATCGTCATTGCCCTGTCGCTTGGCGCCCTGCTGCTGCCAATCCCGGACCTGATGCACGTGCTGGTGCCACTGAACATCTGCATGAGTGGCTTTCTCGCCTGGCGCCACCGCCGACACATCCACGCCCCCACCCTGCTCAGACTGATCCTGCCGCTGATGCTGGCCGGCACCCTGCTTGGCTATGTGCTGCGGCCCTGGTTGGGCGACAACCTGTTGATGCTGATGTTCGGCCTGCTGGTGCTGTGGTTCGCCGCCCGTGAACTCTGGCGTCTGGCTCGCAATCACCTGAGTGTCCGTCATCCGGGCTGGCTCAGCCGCGGCCTGACTCTGGGCGCTGGCCTGACCCACGGCCTGTTTGCTTCCGGCGGCCCGCTGCTGGTCTACGCCCTGGCCGGCACCACGCTGGACAAAAGCCAGTTGCGCGCGACCCTGCTGACCGTCTGGTTCACCCTCAACGCCAGCCTCACCGCCCTGTTCCTGTTCGACGGCCACCTGCTGCCCAACCTGCCGCGTATCGCCAGCCTGCTGCCGCTGCTGGTGATCGGTGTACTGCTCGGTGAATTCCTGCATCACCGGCTCAACGAGCAACGTTTTCGGCAATTGGTGTACAGCCTGTTGGTGGTGACCGGGGGATTGCTGGTGGTCAAGGCCGGGTTGTAG
- a CDS encoding SDR family oxidoreductase, whose amino-acid sequence MSVTLITGAASGLGWAMAQHWHAAGHRLVLADINAAQLSERADQLNCPERVLTVSADIARAEDIQRLINATEQRFGRLDLLVNNAGITHRSPAHQTDPAVFRKVMAVDWQGPVELTLAALPLLRQSRGSIICIGSMAGWMPVPGRAAYCAAKSALTQFFEVLRLELETDGIHILMAYPSFLDTPIEHHALGKDGSTARHPRSMIGSMKSPEWMAILIDRSLQQRKRWLLPEPISRFGSLLWRLAPALYLRSVRKRFAGELR is encoded by the coding sequence ATGAGCGTAACCCTGATCACTGGTGCCGCCTCCGGCCTCGGTTGGGCCATGGCCCAGCATTGGCATGCCGCCGGTCACCGGCTGGTCCTGGCCGACATCAACGCCGCCCAGCTCAGCGAGCGCGCCGACCAGTTGAACTGCCCCGAGCGGGTGCTGACGGTCAGCGCCGACATTGCCCGAGCCGAGGATATCCAGCGCCTGATCAACGCCACAGAGCAACGTTTCGGCCGCCTCGATCTGCTGGTTAACAACGCCGGCATCACCCACCGCTCGCCGGCCCACCAGACCGACCCGGCGGTGTTCCGCAAGGTCATGGCGGTGGACTGGCAGGGCCCGGTCGAGCTGACCCTGGCGGCGCTGCCACTACTGCGCCAAAGTCGCGGCAGCATCATCTGCATCGGCTCCATGGCCGGCTGGATGCCGGTGCCCGGGCGTGCCGCCTACTGTGCAGCGAAAAGCGCCCTGACCCAGTTTTTCGAGGTGCTACGCCTGGAGCTGGAAACCGACGGCATCCATATCCTCATGGCCTACCCGAGTTTTCTCGATACGCCGATCGAACACCACGCCCTGGGCAAGGACGGCAGCACCGCCCGACACCCACGCTCAATGATCGGCAGCATGAAAAGCCCGGAATGGATGGCCATCCTGATCGACCGCAGCCTGCAACAGCGCAAGCGCTGGTTGTTGCCAGAGCCCATCTCCAGGTTCGGCAGCCTGCTCTGGCGCCTGGCCCCAGCATTATACTTGCGCAGCGTGCGCAAACGCTTTGCCGGCGAACTGCGTTGA
- a CDS encoding SDR family oxidoreductase, which translates to MSPRILITGAAGYIGHQLGNRLAVDHHVIGTDIRARDDLAFPVRQLDIRAPALADLLSAEGITHVVHLASVLQASKDRARDYDIDVNGTRNVLDCCLKAGVQHLTVTSSGAAYGYHPDNPAWIDETDALRGNPEFAYSDHKRQIEELLADYRARHPVLQQLIFRPGTVLGESTRNQITELFMAPKILALKGSDSPFVFIWDQDVIGAMEMGIRQSKTGIYNMAGDGALSMAEIARRLNKPLLTLPVWLVKAGLQVAKWRGKPTGPEQVNFLRYRPVLSNRRLKEEFGYPLAKTSAEVFELFATHNNLRQP; encoded by the coding sequence ATGAGCCCACGCATTCTGATTACCGGCGCTGCTGGCTATATCGGTCACCAGCTTGGCAACCGCCTGGCCGTCGACCATCATGTCATCGGGACCGACATCCGGGCCCGCGACGATCTGGCCTTCCCGGTGCGCCAGCTGGATATCCGCGCCCCGGCCCTGGCCGACTTGCTGAGCGCAGAAGGTATTACCCATGTGGTGCACCTGGCCTCGGTGCTGCAGGCCTCGAAAGACCGCGCCCGCGATTATGACATCGACGTCAACGGCACCCGCAATGTGCTCGACTGCTGCCTCAAGGCTGGCGTACAGCACCTGACCGTCACCAGCTCCGGGGCCGCTTATGGCTACCATCCGGACAACCCGGCCTGGATCGATGAGACCGACGCCCTGCGCGGCAACCCGGAATTTGCCTACTCCGACCACAAGCGCCAGATCGAGGAACTGTTAGCTGATTACCGCGCCCGGCATCCGGTGCTGCAGCAGTTGATCTTCCGTCCCGGCACAGTGCTGGGTGAAAGCACCCGAAACCAGATCACCGAGCTGTTTATGGCGCCGAAGATTCTTGCCCTCAAGGGCAGCGACTCGCCGTTCGTGTTCATCTGGGACCAGGATGTGATCGGCGCCATGGAGATGGGCATCCGCCAGAGCAAGACCGGCATCTACAACATGGCTGGTGACGGCGCCTTGAGCATGGCCGAGATCGCCCGGCGGCTGAACAAACCGCTGCTGACCCTGCCGGTGTGGCTGGTCAAGGCCGGACTGCAAGTCGCCAAATGGCGCGGCAAACCCACCGGCCCGGAGCAGGTCAACTTCCTGCGCTACCGCCCGGTCCTCAGCAACCGCCGGCTCAAGGAGGAGTTCGGCTACCCGCTGGCAAAGACCTCGGCCGAAGTGTTCGAGCTGTTTGCCACGCACAACAACCTGCGCCAACCTTGA
- a CDS encoding bile acid:sodium symporter family protein: MSGALPIQFDPASLIALNLIMACMMFGVSLSLRLEDFKRIALAPVAPLAGLLAQFLLLPLATCLFTWAFAIEPELALGMMLVAACPGGSFSNIMTWLGRGNVAVSVSMTAVSSLAATVMTPLNFAFYGWLNPHTRDYLTQISLEPGGILLLVLLVLAVPLVLGMTTGRKLPGLVARSEKPLRIISLLVFLGFVGIAFFNNVGLFIERFHSFFWLVVLHNLLALALGYGMGRLLKLPVTDRRAVTMEVGIQNSGLGLVILFTFFPEAGGMMLITAFWGVWHLVSGLTLSQIWARLPIPANDPMAKVHSTQVQQS, encoded by the coding sequence ATGAGCGGCGCGCTGCCGATCCAGTTCGACCCGGCCAGCCTGATCGCCCTCAACCTGATCATGGCCTGCATGATGTTCGGCGTCTCGTTGAGCCTGCGCCTGGAAGACTTCAAGCGCATCGCCTTGGCCCCGGTCGCGCCGCTGGCCGGGCTGCTGGCGCAGTTTCTGCTGTTGCCGCTGGCCACCTGCCTGTTCACCTGGGCCTTTGCCATTGAGCCGGAGCTGGCGCTGGGCATGATGCTGGTAGCTGCCTGCCCGGGCGGCAGCTTCTCCAACATCATGACCTGGCTGGGGCGTGGCAACGTCGCGGTATCGGTCAGCATGACTGCGGTCTCAAGCCTGGCCGCCACCGTGATGACGCCGCTGAATTTTGCCTTCTACGGCTGGCTCAACCCGCACACCCGCGACTACCTGACCCAGATCAGCCTGGAGCCAGGCGGCATCCTGCTGTTGGTACTGCTGGTGCTGGCCGTGCCGCTGGTGCTGGGCATGACCACCGGGCGCAAGCTGCCGGGCCTGGTGGCGCGCAGTGAAAAGCCGCTGCGGATCATCTCGCTGCTGGTGTTTCTCGGCTTTGTCGGCATCGCTTTCTTCAACAATGTCGGCCTGTTCATCGAGCGCTTTCACAGCTTCTTCTGGCTGGTGGTGCTGCACAACCTGCTGGCGCTGGCGCTGGGCTATGGTATGGGCCGGCTACTGAAACTGCCGGTCACCGACCGCCGCGCGGTGACCATGGAAGTCGGCATCCAGAACTCCGGCCTGGGGCTGGTGATCCTGTTCACCTTCTTCCCTGAAGCTGGCGGCATGATGCTGATCACCGCTTTCTGGGGCGTCTGGCATCTGGTCAGCGGGCTGACCCTGTCGCAGATCTGGGCCCGGTTGCCGATCCCGGCCAACGACCCCATGGCCAAAGTTCATTCCACACAAGTACAACAATCATGA
- a CDS encoding flavin-containing monooxygenase produces the protein MYAVIGAGPMGLAAARNLQKLGIPFIGLELHSDVGGLWDIDNPHSTMYDSAHLISSKRMTEFAEFPMRDDVAAYPHHSEMRRYFRDYAEHFGLKRYYEFNTRVLDLSPEGDGWRLTSERDGQRQSRLFSGVLIANGTLHTPNMPALPGKFAGELMHSAAYRSPELFKGKRVLIVGCGNSGADIAVDAVHQAASVDLSLRRGYYFIPKFIKGRPTDTLGGKLKLPRALKQKLDGALIRLLMGKPSDYGLPDPDYRIYESHPVMNSLILHHLGHGDITARRDIQRVDGHSVHFSDGQVADYDLILMATGYQLDYPFIAREQLNWPAGLDAPQLYMNVFHPEHHNLFMMGMIEAAGLGWEGRNQQARLVALYIRQQLAGTPAAERFNALKRERAGINLDGGYNYIKLARMAYYVNKQAYLDTLAQHIGELERQLPVEQPQPVNA, from the coding sequence ATGTACGCAGTGATCGGCGCCGGCCCCATGGGTCTGGCCGCAGCGCGCAATCTGCAGAAGCTCGGCATCCCCTTCATCGGGCTGGAGCTGCACAGCGACGTCGGCGGCCTGTGGGACATCGACAACCCGCACAGCACCATGTACGACAGCGCCCACCTGATCTCCTCCAAGCGCATGACCGAATTTGCCGAATTCCCCATGCGTGATGACGTTGCGGCCTACCCCCACCACAGTGAAATGCGCCGCTATTTTCGTGACTATGCCGAACATTTCGGCCTCAAGCGCTACTACGAATTCAACACCCGGGTGCTTGATCTAAGCCCCGAAGGCGACGGCTGGCGCCTGACCAGCGAGCGCGACGGTCAGCGCCAGAGCAGGCTGTTCAGTGGGGTACTGATTGCCAACGGCACTCTGCACACCCCGAACATGCCGGCGTTGCCCGGCAAGTTCGCCGGTGAGCTGATGCATTCGGCCGCCTACCGCAGCCCCGAGCTGTTCAAGGGCAAACGCGTACTGATCGTCGGTTGCGGCAACTCCGGCGCCGACATCGCCGTGGATGCTGTGCACCAGGCTGCCAGCGTCGATCTGAGCCTGCGCCGTGGCTACTACTTCATCCCCAAATTCATCAAGGGCCGGCCCACCGACACCCTTGGCGGCAAACTCAAGCTGCCGCGCGCGCTGAAACAGAAACTCGATGGTGCGCTGATCCGCCTGCTGATGGGCAAACCCTCGGACTACGGTCTGCCCGACCCGGACTACCGGATCTACGAATCGCACCCGGTGATGAACTCGCTGATCCTGCACCACCTGGGCCATGGCGATATTACCGCGCGCCGCGACATTCAGCGGGTCGACGGCCACAGCGTGCATTTCAGTGACGGCCAGGTCGCCGACTACGACCTGATCCTGATGGCTACCGGTTACCAGCTTGACTACCCGTTCATCGCCCGCGAGCAGCTGAACTGGCCGGCCGGGCTGGATGCCCCGCAGCTGTACATGAACGTATTCCACCCCGAACACCACAACCTGTTCATGATGGGCATGATCGAGGCCGCCGGGCTCGGCTGGGAAGGCCGCAACCAGCAGGCGCGGCTGGTGGCGCTGTATATTCGCCAGCAGTTGGCCGGCACCCCAGCGGCCGAGCGCTTCAATGCGTTAAAGCGCGAACGTGCAGGTATCAACCTGGATGGTGGGTACAACTACATCAAACTGGCGCGCATGGCTTACTACGTTAACAAGCAGGCCTACCTCGACACTCTGGCGCAGCATATCGGTGAGCTGGAGCGCCAGTTGCCGGTCGAACAGCCGCAGCCGGTGAACGCATGA
- a CDS encoding AraC family transcriptional regulator has protein sequence MHDCSEHSVTPRYSQAIVQMAERLGIALPAALLARLRDAERVPIGWQDQLWEAFCSASGDPLIGLRLGLAIQVGHLDSVGMLLVTCDTFGEALEELIEYAPVIGDGGEFQLHREAGQVFIDYQPHLQVRSAERVEAVLASMLSLTRWATGGQFRPSGIWLAHAPLAPLADYQALLGCPVQFEAGCNHLGFSAEQLALAQIQANSALRDHLRQLADHTLAELGQHSLSAEVQRLVRANPRWGKERIAEQLNLSGRHLNRRLAEDGLSFKSLRESVLQQMANQALRGDQRISEIAEQLGFSDENAFVRAFRRWQGLTPARFRAGD, from the coding sequence ATGCACGATTGCTCCGAACACAGCGTCACCCCGCGTTACAGCCAGGCCATCGTGCAGATGGCCGAACGCTTGGGTATTGCCCTGCCGGCGGCGCTGCTGGCGCGTCTGCGCGATGCCGAGCGGGTGCCAATCGGCTGGCAGGACCAGCTCTGGGAGGCGTTCTGTAGCGCCAGTGGCGATCCGTTGATCGGACTCAGATTGGGACTGGCGATCCAGGTCGGGCATCTGGACAGTGTCGGCATGCTGCTGGTGACCTGCGACACCTTTGGCGAAGCGCTGGAGGAGCTGATCGAATACGCCCCGGTGATTGGTGATGGCGGCGAGTTTCAACTGCACCGCGAAGCCGGGCAGGTGTTCATCGATTACCAGCCGCACCTGCAAGTGCGCAGTGCCGAGCGGGTCGAGGCGGTGCTGGCGAGCATGCTCAGCCTGACCCGTTGGGCCACTGGCGGGCAGTTTCGGCCCAGCGGCATCTGGCTGGCACATGCGCCGCTGGCCCCCTTGGCCGATTACCAGGCACTGCTCGGTTGCCCGGTGCAGTTTGAGGCCGGCTGCAACCATCTGGGGTTCAGTGCCGAGCAACTGGCACTGGCGCAGATCCAGGCCAACAGTGCCTTGCGCGATCACCTGCGGCAGTTGGCCGATCACACCCTGGCCGAACTTGGCCAGCATAGCCTGAGCGCCGAGGTGCAACGACTGGTGCGCGCCAACCCGCGCTGGGGCAAGGAGCGTATTGCCGAGCAGTTGAATCTTAGTGGCCGACATCTGAACCGTCGGCTGGCTGAGGACGGGCTGTCATTCAAGAGCCTGCGCGAGAGTGTGCTGCAGCAAATGGCTAACCAGGCACTGCGCGGCGATCAGCGCATCAGCGAGATCGCCGAACAGTTGGGTTTTTCCGACGAAAATGCCTTTGTGCGCGCCTTCCGCCGCTGGCAGGGGCTGACGCCGGCGCGGTTTCGCGCTGGCGACTGA
- a CDS encoding MBL fold metallo-hydrolase, with the protein MIFRQLYDSTSSTYTYLLGDEHSREALLIDPVFEQVQRDLALLDELGLHLKLVVDTHAHADHITAAWLLKQKTGCAIASAKVINAAHVDLALEHGQRFGVAGIELEARATPGHTDGCMSYVLADQSMVFTGDALLIRGCGRSDFQQGNAHTLYRSITEQLFSLPDSCSVYPAHDYHGRTQSTIGEERQFNARVGGDANETDFVGYMQAMRLPHPKLIDAAVPANLRSGCPEDGRLPDEPRWADLRITYAGVPEVEPEWLIHNQPSVTVLDVRHDDEIVDGERPAGLDLALHIPLDQLHQRVAEVPRDKPVVTLCRSGRRSALAVSILKEQGFERVASLRGGLLRLKG; encoded by the coding sequence ATGATCTTTCGCCAGCTCTATGACTCCACCTCATCAACGTATACTTACCTGCTGGGCGATGAGCACAGCCGTGAGGCATTGCTGATCGACCCGGTATTCGAGCAGGTCCAGCGCGACCTGGCGCTGCTCGATGAACTGGGTCTGCACCTTAAGCTGGTGGTCGATACCCATGCGCATGCCGACCACATTACCGCTGCCTGGCTGCTCAAGCAGAAAACCGGGTGCGCGATTGCCTCGGCCAAGGTGATCAATGCCGCGCATGTCGACCTGGCGCTGGAACACGGCCAACGCTTTGGGGTGGCCGGTATCGAGCTTGAGGCCCGCGCTACGCCCGGCCATACCGACGGCTGCATGAGCTATGTGCTGGCCGACCAGTCGATGGTGTTCACCGGTGATGCGCTACTGATCCGTGGCTGCGGCCGTAGCGATTTTCAGCAAGGCAACGCTCACACCCTGTACCGTTCGATCACCGAGCAGCTGTTTAGCCTGCCAGACAGCTGCAGTGTCTATCCGGCCCACGACTACCATGGCCGTACCCAGAGCACCATTGGTGAAGAGCGACAGTTCAACGCCCGGGTTGGCGGTGATGCCAACGAAACCGACTTCGTTGGCTACATGCAAGCCATGCGTTTGCCGCATCCCAAGCTGATTGATGCCGCCGTGCCAGCCAACCTGCGCAGCGGTTGCCCGGAAGACGGCAGGCTGCCGGACGAGCCGCGCTGGGCTGACCTGCGTATCACCTATGCCGGGGTGCCGGAGGTTGAACCGGAATGGCTGATTCACAACCAGCCATCGGTGACTGTGCTGGATGTGCGCCATGACGATGAAATTGTCGACGGCGAGCGGCCGGCCGGGCTCGATCTGGCGTTGCACATTCCGCTTGATCAACTGCATCAGCGAGTCGCCGAGGTGCCCAGAGACAAACCGGTGGTTACCCTGTGTCGCTCCGGCCGGCGTTCGGCGCTGGCGGTCAGCATTCTCAAGGAGCAGGGCTTTGAGCGGGTCGCCAGCCTGCGCGGTGGGTTGCTCAGGCTCAAGGGCTGA
- a CDS encoding efflux RND transporter periplasmic adaptor subunit, whose protein sequence is MMPLARLVPSLALLLATLPLLSACSGNDAPAADTVRPVKLFTVLDPLAQHLREFPGRLKAPEEAELSFRLGGELKELRVREGQLLQPGETIAELDDTDVRLRLNDRQASYDLTRSQLERMQQLIERQMVSQAELDERRAQFNQAEAALNLARQELAYTRLSAPFAGRVARTHVERFQIVQPNQPIVTLYAGDSMDVVFQVPESLLSGLRADIDPGDIRPRVRIDSLPGIEIEALYKEHASQPDPKSLTYQVTLAMQPPQGLVLLPGMSATVLLDVAQVSQQAGMPLLVPVEAVFSPDAAGPEVRQVWVVSKHEGGLQVHAREVQVGQLTQNAIEILAGLEPGEQIVAAGGAELAEGQRVREWTRERGL, encoded by the coding sequence ATGATGCCTCTAGCCCGCCTTGTCCCGTCCCTTGCCCTGTTGTTGGCAACCTTACCGTTGCTGTCTGCCTGTTCCGGCAACGACGCTCCTGCTGCCGATACCGTCCGCCCGGTCAAGCTTTTTACCGTGCTTGATCCACTGGCCCAGCACCTGCGTGAATTTCCGGGCCGGCTCAAGGCGCCGGAAGAAGCCGAGCTGTCCTTCAGGTTGGGGGGCGAGTTGAAGGAGCTGCGGGTGCGCGAAGGGCAGTTGCTGCAACCGGGCGAGACGATCGCCGAACTGGACGATACCGACGTCAGGCTGCGCCTGAATGACCGTCAGGCCAGCTACGACCTGACTCGCAGCCAGCTTGAACGGATGCAGCAGTTGATTGAACGGCAAATGGTCTCGCAGGCCGAGCTGGACGAACGACGGGCTCAATTCAATCAGGCCGAGGCCGCACTTAATCTGGCACGCCAGGAGTTGGCCTACACCCGTCTGAGCGCGCCATTCGCCGGACGGGTAGCACGTACCCATGTCGAACGGTTCCAGATCGTGCAACCCAATCAGCCAATCGTGACCCTGTATGCCGGCGACAGCATGGATGTGGTGTTTCAGGTTCCGGAAAGCCTGCTGTCGGGCCTGCGGGCCGATATCGACCCGGGTGATATCCGCCCAAGAGTGCGCATCGACAGCCTGCCGGGAATCGAGATCGAGGCGCTCTACAAGGAGCATGCCAGCCAGCCAGACCCCAAAAGCCTGACCTATCAGGTAACCCTGGCCATGCAACCGCCCCAGGGACTGGTACTGCTGCCCGGCATGAGCGCCACGGTGTTGCTGGATGTCGCCCAGGTCAGCCAGCAGGCCGGCATGCCGTTACTGGTGCCGGTCGAGGCGGTGTTCAGTCCCGATGCGGCGGGACCGGAAGTACGCCAGGTCTGGGTTGTCAGCAAGCATGAGGGCGGCCTCCAGGTACACGCCCGGGAAGTACAGGTCGGGCAACTGACCCAGAACGCGATTGAAATCCTTGCCGGGCTGGAGCCGGGTGAGCAGATCGTCGCCGCGGGCGGCGCGGAACTGGCCGAGGGCCAGCGCGTGAGGGAGTGGACTCGCGAGCGGGGGCTGTAA